A stretch of DNA from Lotus japonicus ecotype B-129 chromosome 4, LjGifu_v1.2:
GGTTCCAAGATGAGGCTATTATTGTCATCTCAAGGAAGCATACAAAGTGAATGAATAATGTGTTGAGCTTCACAAATTAAGATTGTAATATGACCTGTAAATGCTTATATTTGGGCAATCTTGAAATACTAATTGATTCAAAGCAATAtggcaaaaaaattaaaagctcCACAGATCATGCATACAAAGCCTTTACTTTTTCTTTCCCACAGATCCTGGACAATaccataattttaatttcaaaacaaaaaagaaaggtTCATATACATACTTTCTAATGAGACCCTGGCACTGGCGTTGGCATAGGCTTCACCTCTCTCTTCAAAGAGAGCAGACAAACGCATCAAAGCCTGCATATGAATTCCAAAGGGTCAAATTATTGGCGAAATAATTTATTGAGGTAAGTTCCTATTATGATTAGTTGCTCGCATTCGGTGACCTAAAACCTAAATAATTGACATATTGTGTTCTCAAGAGAAAAATACTCTTACTGGAAGAGATATAACTTACCCTTGTGTATGCATCCCCTGCCTCATAATGTAGAAGGGGGCGAGAATTAGTTCCTACTGCTGCAATTCTTTGTGCCAACGCTTCCACTGGTACATCCAACCAAACACTAATCCCCTTGTGCATATATTTCCTGGGATTCCATCCATATACAAGTGCATGTAAAGATGAGGAAAGATTTCATCATAAAAAGTGAGGCCTAAACATTTTTCGTTAGTAGTTTAACTCTTATACCAATTGATGGGCCTCATAACAGCACCTCCACCAGTAGAAACAATATGTCTATGCATCATGGACAACTTATGCAATGCCTCTGTCTGAAATGGTGAATAAGCAAGGAAAATAAACGATGAATTTGATAACAGAACCACAGAGGAAATCTACAACAATTCACAATATGTATCTTTATCACCAAACAGAAAAATAGAAGTTCAGAGATATAGTAGTACAATAAGCTAccaaattttattaatataattcaAAAACCTTGTACAAAGTTATTTCATTGAGAAACAAAGCTTTGGCTTAAGCTAATATGAAAGTGTTACGTCGAATGATTCAACATGTTGCTTGAGACCAAATAACTGTAGGACTTTAAGATTAAAATATGTACTAATTTGCTTCCTCTACAAACTGGGCTGCGTTAATTTACTACCAGACATCCTAAAATACAATCATTATTGGTATTTCAAACACTTGATCTCCCATCTTTTTGGAGCAGCTTATAATTTAACCATAGATGAATATGATTAAAGAAACAGGAAAATATAAAAGttcaaaacaattttaaaaaattaaaacaccgAATAATATGAAAACTGGAAAATAGTGCGTTCCAACTGACCTCTTTATCACGAAAGAAAGATTCACCATAGAGGTTGAATATATCAGCCACAGAGTTCCCACCAACCTCTTCCTCCACCAATGCATCACTAAACACCCATAAGTGCAAAAGTTTACAGAAAATATTCAACAAGGATGTGGTCATGGATACAGTAATTGTATTGTGATAGACGAACATGAACACTGTTATGCACAAATTTCAAACCAAATTCTAAGATACCAGATTAGAACCTATTCCACGGGATAACTAAGACCCAACCTATTTTCATCAGCTGCATACAATCACACAAATATACATCTGTTGCATGTCCTTAGATTTAGATCCCTTAATATTAATTTGATATGAACACCAGTTGAAGCTCATATCAAATGCTAAATATAAGTACACAAAAAATGGCATAGTTCTTTTATAGCCAAAGATGGGCAATTAACCTACTAACCTATCACAAAATTCATAACCTAGCACTTTTGACATGATCTTCCCCACAGTTGTCTTCCCGGAGCCCATCATTCCTGTATGTCAAATTGAAAGTATTTTGAATGCCAAAGTAATCATACTTGTAACATATACTAGCATCAAACCAAGAAACTCACCAACAAGGTATATGCAGCGTCCATTTAAATATGGCTGGATCTCTTGTGACCTATTCTGCAAGTTCATTGATTCAAGTAAGAGAATGGCATATAGATGCTTAAACACGCAACAAACAGAGCTGAGATTACTATCTCTTGATGCTTTTGCTTACTAGAGCAGAAGGATATTACATCCACTAGACTTAATTGacttaaattaataaaaagtgACAAAAGGCACATGCTTCAACCTTCAGAATCAACTCATCATCGAGAGGAGCACGGCGGCTTCCAGATTCCAATGTCGAAGCTACAAGAGTAACATCAGAAATTAGATGTAAGCATTAAAAAAGGGTAACACTTATTTTGTTCAGTAGCAAACTAAATCTAATGCAGCATACTACACAGTGCATCTGCTAAAAAACCGTGTTTTCCTTTAAAAGACGCGGTATGTTAATTTTTTCACTGATGAATAAAAGTAAATATAATTCAAGGAGCCAATTACAAAAGCTAGCTAAAAATTGGGCAGCCTTATTTTATCCGGTTCACCTTGACAGAAACTACTCTCAAGGGTCTAGCTGGTGAGACTATTAGTATTATCCTTCCATACCAATTACATCATGTTTTTCAACACAGATATTCGAAGAAGATTCCACAGAATTTGGAACTCTTAAAGTTCTTATGACAAGCAAGCAAAACCTTATTTGGCTAAGGTTGGTTTCATGGAGCAGCTTGACACCTGTCCATTgctggaaagaaaagaaaaaagttggGAAAACCCATGTTTATGTACAAAATTCAGTTGGGAAAATAACAATTGGGCAAAATAACTACCAAAAGGAGTTACCTTTAGGTACAGATTTGCAATTTtccaaacaacaacaacaacaacagattTTGATCCCAATTAATTGAACAATTTACAAGTCAAGTTCATTGGcccttcttagttcttaccataATTACAAATTCTTCATTTTCAATAAAATTGACATTCTAACAACAATAACAGCAAATCCAAAGCTAGAATTTTGAAACCAACAatgaaaaatgagaaaatgggTAGTGTGAAAATGCAAttgatttttcaattttgaagCAACCTGGAAGATTATCATAAGAACAAGCAACCTCCATAGATGCTATCCTGCGGCGGTGAATCTTTGATGAATGCAACTTGGCCGAATAGATTGAACCCCGAAGTTTCAGTGGTTGGTCACGAGATAGATTGAAACTGCAAGTGGGTATTCTCCCAATCTTCTCGGGTTGAACCAAACCCGGAAGTTGCAAAGCAGCTTTAGCAGCATCCATTGCTTCACCTCACACAGTAATGACTACCTGAAACGACATAGATTTCATTTGAACAAACAAAACGACAGAAACTGAATCCATTACGAATCATCAGAATTGAAACTGACCACTGAGGATTGCAGAGAGAGAGAATTGGAAATGGAATCTGATTGGAATGGATCAGCGAGTGAGAGTGGAATTGAAGTTGAAGGAGGAGAATTTTGGAGGGGAATTGTTTGTTGCATTCACGTTCTGCAGAATTTCCTCTCTCTCGGTACACAGAAGATCCAACTTTTCACAAATACGTACGCACTTGTCAGGGAAGTgcaattttttccttcttttattCAAAGAcgtatatttttaaaaaataaaaatggataGATGCAAAGAAAACACCTCCAAATTACGGGTAGAGCGCAAGTGAGTGAGATTAATTTATTCAAAACATATAATCAGTTGTGTGTGTGAACTCAAGTTAACAAGTATAATTGGATGCGATCAttcagcactaatgcaccggatctcATCAGAACTTCGTGTACTTGAGCATAGTAATACTAGCATGAGTGGCCCATTGGGAAGACTTCGTGTTGCATCCctttaaaaatgtaaaaaaaaaaattaacaatgatGAACTTAACAActctttttttgttacaacaaCTTTTATTTCACTACATTCAATTATTCATATAGTGGTTACCTTTCATTTCGattctaattaaaataaaagtttatATTTCTTCTATGTGACACCAAAAATTATTTACGTATTTGTACAAAAATTAGTGCGTGTCGTCACTGGtttaagaaagagaaaaaaataattgagatgatcatttacttcaaaatcaatttaatCTGATTAGTACTACTCTCTTGAAAAttgtagtagtagtagtaggtGATGGTGTTTCTTTTTTACCAACATATATTTTTGTTAgttcaaaaaatattatattaatataagTGAGGCattttaaaaaagttaaataaaattTGTATTAATTCATTTTCACGTGGGATTTATTggtaaaaacaaaaattaaatggCAATATGTTTCTCACGTGGCATTGAGATATTGACACGTGCTCACCTACCGCAAGAAAGTTGGTGGGAACTATTGCCGCAGGCCGTAAAGGACCTGGATTgaattttttaatcttattatgaagtcaaatatttttttatagagattaatttctatgcaccgacggtgtaaaaagttttacaccatcattcaatcacaaccttccatttccaatttttagatattcttaaattcaaaattaattgtaagctaacaaaatggagggatgtgattagatgatggtgtaaaacttatttacaccgtcggtgcatagaaattaatctcttttttaTATTCTactctttaattaattattcaaataaatagattcattaattttttattaatcaatattaaaaaaaaacagttaacattaaatataaaaatcacCTGTAAATCATCGTTAGAACCATTTATATCAactaatatttttgaaattttaaaatctaTGTTTTACATGTGATATGTATTATTAATTTATAGTAGCCGTTTAATTTAAACGTGTAAACAGTAAATATATGATTAAGAAGGAAAATAATAGATAACGTTTAGTGGAAATGGTAGGTTTAGGTCATAATTTTGAAGAAGACATAGATCAGACTTTTGAATGAGTCATGTCTCTTGCTGAAGTAGCTAATGAATGAGAAATATGTTCTTATTTTGATTGTcgttgaaatattttattttataaatccTGTTATATACCTACCATTTGTGTGACATATAAAACCAACCCACCCACCAACCAA
This window harbors:
- the LOC130712025 gene encoding shikimate kinase 1, chloroplastic-like; translation: MDAAKAALQLPGLVQPEKIGRIPTCSFNLSRDQPLKLRGSIYSAKLHSSKIHRRRIASMEVACSYDNLPASTLESGSRRAPLDDELILKNRSQEIQPYLNGRCIYLVGMMGSGKTTVGKIMSKVLGYEFCDSDALVEEEVGGNSVADIFNLYGESFFRDKETEALHKLSMMHRHIVSTGGGAVMRPINWKYMHKGISVWLDVPVEALAQRIAAVGTNSRPLLHYEAGDAYTRALMRLSALFEERGEAYANASARVSLEKIATKRGQRDVLDLSPTAIAIEALEQIDAFLKGEDGRYAGC